CCTGAAGCTTGAGGGAGGAGTCGATATCGCCGTTAAAGCTCAGAGTTCGAAGGTCGGGAAGCTCCCCCTTGATCCGAATCGATGAACCTCCGAGTTTCATCTCTAAAAGATCGATTGACATAGCCATGTTCGAAGGCAATATCCTCCAATTTGAGCTTCGAATCTTAAAAGAAGCCCGGATGTCCGATAGCCTCCTCATCTTTCCGCCTAGCGAGATACGACCGCTGCGGATATCAAGCTCTCCGCTGTATTGTCTCCCCATGAGCCCCCTTTTGATCAGAAGCGTCATATCCGAAACTGATCCCTTTATATCATGCATCCTGTCATCCACTGATATCAAGCTGTCTTTAATGACAACGGTTGAGACGAGAAGTGGTGGGAGTCTGATTTTTCGTTTCCTTTTGTATATCTCGATCAGGTTGATCCTTCCGTTCCGATCGACCTCAAGCCTTATCCTGGCCGATGCGAGCTGAATTTTACTCAGAACTAATTTCCCCCTGAGAAGTCCGATCAGCCGGTAATCCACTAGGACGTTGCCCGCTGAAATCAACGGCTTGCCTCTTTTATCTCTGATCCTGATCCCGCCGACGATTATATATCTCAGCAGATTGCCTGAAAGCGGGCCTATATAAACGTCCGCGTCCAACCGACGTTGAAGCTGAGACAGCATGATCCCCCTCGCCTTCTCCAGCATGAAATTCGATTGCATCAGCAGGTAGAAGGCGACGAGGGATATGAGCAGGATGGATGAAATTGTGATGATCAGACGGGGGTGTTTCAATTTCATGATCTGACTCGATTATAAATCACGCCCAGAAGCTCAATATTCGCCTTAGAAAGTTGCTCGGCCGTTCGGGTTAAAGTGGCAGATGGAACCATGTTCAGATCGGCCACCAGAAGGGCTACATCGGCCTTTGAGGCCATTATCAGACCGGGGAGAAAGGAGGTAAGCGCCGGGGTATCGCAGATAATCACATCGTATCCCTCCCTGAACGACTCAAGGAGTTCGATGATCCCATTCGGTCGCAGAAGCGACATCGGAGCCTCCAGTCTTGATCCGGCAGGTATGAGATGAACTCCCGTTGTTTCGTCAACCCGAACGACCTCTTGAATCGGTGTTTCCCCGTTCAGGATCTCAGTCAGTCCCGGTTCCCGATCTTGACCGAAGAGCCGATGTAAGGACGGATTTTGGATGTCGGCGTCGAGCAGAAGGACCGATCTCCCCATCCGTGAGAGCGAAATGGCCGTGCCAGCCGCCACGGTTGTCCTTCCTTCCCCCCTTAAACAGCTCAGGACAAGGATCGATTGGAACCCCATTCTCTCCCGCATCAGCTCGATCCCGGCCGCTATCCCGTCGATCTCTTCCGGGATACCCTCAAATCTCCCACGTCGTGGAGCAATAGTCCCCAGAATCGGCAGATTGAGGGATCTTGAGGCCATGAACGGGGAATGGAAGCGACCGTCGAGGAATTCAAAGGAGAATGCAAGCGCTAATCCCAGAGCCAATCCCACAACCGAGGAGATGACGAGTGTAAAACGCAGATTAGGACTGACGGGATACAACTGGGGACGGGCGGGTTGAATGAGCATCACCCCTCCTTTTCGCGAGTATATTCCCGTTCCGGAGACGATGTTTCCTTCGTTCAACAATATTTCGGCTTCGATTCTCCTTCGCATGAGCTCTTTCATAAGATCGTAGGCGCTTTCCATCTGACGGGTCATACCCTCAAATTCGAGCTGTTTCTCAGGCACATCGATCAGAAGCGAGCTGAGCTTTGAGCCGATCTGGGCGAGACGCTTATCCACCATTTTCAACTGTGCCTTGTATTTGATCAGTCCGAGCTCGCCGTTGATCTTGGAGCTGAGGAGCTGATGGTATCGAGGGTCGGTTGAAATCGTTTTGGATACGGCCATTTTATCGCTCAGCTCCCTGATTTTCTCCTCGATCCTGGCCTTCCTCGCCTGAAGCGATTTGAGCTCGTCGGAGTTCTCGGAGTATCTAACCTTGGCTCCGGCTATCTCCACCTCCAATCTGGCCAGATCCGTCATCTGTTGTATAAGTAGGGGGCTTTGAGAGATCACCCGTGCCGTTTCGGTGAGCTCCGGTATCTTTCTAAGTTGGGCATCTATCGATCTGAGGCTCTCCATGGAGGCTTCAACGCCGAGTTCGGCCCTGTTTCTCTCCTCAAATAGGGACTGCTGCTGAGCGAGGAGATGTTCGAGCTGGGCGCTCCAGATGCTTGGGTTGCCAC
This window of the Candidatus Poribacteria bacterium genome carries:
- a CDS encoding AAA family ATPase, translating into MSYFKAYLDIIKRRSFVILASLMIVAGSALVVALHAEKGYEAAAIIDVQQSGPPAGATGLVRTVLLGGEESTMLETLSRRIGTEAFLNTVVDEFERRYPRGAALLPSPSALVSRIKPQVIPGTRYIAIKVKLRESEGGARNAAILANLAVKTLQEILSTENTERATAQIKFIDSKIEEVRREIESIKEEMLRFVRKSGNPSIWSAQLEHLLAQQQSLFEERNRAELGVEASMESLRSIDAQLRKIPELTETARVISQSPLLIQQMTDLARLEVEIAGAKVRYSENSDELKSLQARKARIEEKIRELSDKMAVSKTISTDPRYHQLLSSKINGELGLIKYKAQLKMVDKRLAQIGSKLSSLLIDVPEKQLEFEGMTRQMESAYDLMKELMRRRIEAEILLNEGNIVSGTGIYSRKGGVMLIQPARPQLYPVSPNLRFTLVISSVVGLALGLALAFSFEFLDGRFHSPFMASRSLNLPILGTIAPRRGRFEGIPEEIDGIAAGIELMRERMGFQSILVLSCLRGEGRTTVAAGTAISLSRMGRSVLLLDADIQNPSLHRLFGQDREPGLTEILNGETPIQEVVRVDETTGVHLIPAGSRLEAPMSLLRPNGIIELLESFREGYDVIICDTPALTSFLPGLIMASKADVALLVADLNMVPSATLTRTAEQLSKANIELLGVIYNRVRS